Proteins encoded together in one Ciona intestinalis chromosome 3, KH, whole genome shotgun sequence window:
- the LOC100186420 gene encoding dynein regulatory complex subunit 3-like translates to MSRLYDTVEPSVIDDEMLRKAVEEQGPKEEAGKIAKQEGVDYCDVLSLRLDFRNILKVDNLWQFTKLTKLQMDNNIIEKIEGMDALVNLRWLDMSFNNIEMIEGLDKLTKLEDLTLFNNRITRLENMDSLPNLHVLSVGNNKIDQLDNLIYLRRFPNLRTLNLTGNPVCDDQGYKLFAVAYLSHLVYLDFRLIDEDTRQKAHSLYENKLGELMHNEKQAEVAIEAEKKAAQELLKHKDAYVEHLNSSVLFESMYKEDPEGMKLALLPGLQDMLKDFQDKFVEVCMKIFEFGMKEYEKRCKEMREFNTCIQDAEAANKKQAVTVIDAFEEYKKKLFTELLVTSDAEVQERKMNEYHEGVNETWDKLMGLEMQLVDQLEETIKDFERNMTDLMSQLVEYIQGLITQVRDLENSHNEKLLEMCMTVLEKVVKNEMDEELPDDLRMLFVDKDTIVNAIGASHDVHLIKIDNREDEIVTRSGAWLSGHMQKIHADECARNRARVVEITNYIDHLRDEIDTQFMP, encoded by the exons atGAGTCGTTTGTATGATACGGTTGAGCCTTCGGTTATTGACGATGAAATGCTTAGAAAGGCCGTTGAAGAGCAAGGGCCAAAAGAAGAAGCTGGAAAGATTGCCAAACAAGAGGGAGTCGATTATTGTGATGTTTTATCACTTAGACTTGATTTTAGAA ATATCTTAAAAGTGGACAATCTATGGCAATTTACTAAATTGACAAAGCTTCAAATGGACAACAACATTATTGAGAAAATCGAAGGAATGGATGCTTTAGTTAATTTGAGATGGTTAG aCATGTCTTTTAACAACATTGAAATGATTGAAGGCCTGGACAAACTCACCAAACTTGAAGATTTGACTTTGTTCAATAACAGAATTACAAGACTTGAAAATATGGACTCACTTCCAAACTTACATGTGTTATCTGTGGGAAACAATAAGATTGATCAACTTGATAAT TTAATCTATCTGCGCCGATTCCCAAATCTTCGAACTTTGAACTTGACTGGTAATCCAGTCTGTGATGATCAAGGTTATAAGTTGTTTGCTGTTGCTTATCTTTCTCATCTCGTGTACCTTGACTTCCGATTAATTGATGAAGACACG AGGCAAAAAGCTCACAGTTTGTATGAAAATAAACTTGGTGAACTTATGCACAATGAAAAACAAGCAGAAGTTGCAATTGAAGCAGAAAAGAAGGCAGCACAAGAACTTCTTAAACACAAA GATGCATATGTTGAACACCTTAATAGTTCTGTCTTGTTTGAATCAATGTATAAGGAAGACCCAGAAGGTATGAAGCTCGCTTTGTTACCAGGGCTGCAGGACATGTTAAAA GATTTTCAAGACAAGTTTGTGGAGGTATGCATGAAGATTTTTGAGTTTGGGATGAAGGAATATGAGAAACGATGTAAGGAGATGCGGGAGTTCAATACTTGCATTCAGGATGCTGAAGCTGccaataaaaaacaagcagTGACAGTTATTGATGCATTTGAAGAATATAAGAAGAag TTGTTTACTGAACTGTTGGTGACCAGTGATGCAGAAGTTCAAGAACGAAAG ATGAACGAATATCATGAAGGGGTGAATGAAACATGGGATAAGCTCATGGGGTTGGAAATGCAGTTGGTTGATCAACTTGAAGAAACAATTAAAGACTTTGAACGAAACATGACAGATCTGATGTCACAACTAGTTGAATATATTCAAGGACT AATAACTCAAGTACGTGATTTGGAGAATTCTCATAATGAGAAGCTGTTAGAGATGTGCATGACAGTTCTTGAAAAAGTTGTTAAGAATGAGATGGACGAAGAGTTACCAGATGATCTTAGAATG TTATTTGTCGACAAAGACACAATCGTGAACGCGATTGGAGCTTCCCATGATGTTCATCTCATCAAGATCGACAATCGTGAGGATGAAATTGTGACAAGAAGTGGAGCTTGGTTATCGGGACATATGCAGAAGATCCATGCAGATGAATGTGCTCGGAACAGAGCAAGAGTTGTTGAAATTACAAACTACATTGATCATTTAAGAGATGAAATTGACACACAGTTTATGCCATGA